In Plantibacter sp. PA-3-X8, one DNA window encodes the following:
- a CDS encoding folate-binding protein YgfZ, translating to MTIPNGAVTPEPIPGSPFLTLPGAVEQADAVDHGVPSHYGSPNIEQRLIANGKAIVDLSNRGIVTVTGPDRLSWLNSITSQELRSLSAGISTETLFLDQSGRIEHAVKLLDDGTTTWLVTEADDAAPLHAWLDRMRFMLRVEVAVATEQYAVIGAAAGLAVDAAEPNGMPLVWHDPWSEVAVGGHQYATGEHPGAAWTWTETIVAREQLESLVQQVRAGTFSAAGSLAAEALRIAAWRPRLQSEVDERSIPHELDWLRSAVHLNKGCYRGQETVAKVHNLGHPPRRLVMLLLDGSDAVLPPAGSNVVLVGVGDDATRKPVGRITSSGIHHELGPVALAIVKRSADPAAVLTVEADGIDVAASQEIVVPADAGATANVPRLPRLGAVRR from the coding sequence GTGACCATTCCCAACGGAGCGGTCACACCGGAACCGATTCCGGGTTCGCCATTCCTCACGCTGCCGGGTGCCGTCGAACAGGCGGATGCCGTCGACCACGGCGTCCCCTCCCATTACGGCAGCCCGAACATCGAGCAGCGCCTCATCGCCAACGGTAAGGCGATCGTCGACCTGTCGAACCGTGGCATCGTGACGGTCACCGGCCCCGATCGGCTGAGCTGGCTCAACTCCATCACGAGCCAGGAGCTGCGCTCGCTGTCGGCCGGCATCTCGACGGAGACCCTCTTCCTCGACCAGAGCGGCCGGATCGAGCACGCGGTCAAGCTGCTCGACGACGGCACGACCACGTGGCTCGTCACCGAAGCCGACGATGCTGCGCCCCTCCACGCCTGGCTCGACCGGATGCGGTTCATGCTGCGCGTCGAGGTGGCCGTCGCGACCGAGCAGTACGCCGTGATCGGTGCGGCGGCGGGTCTCGCGGTCGACGCTGCAGAGCCGAACGGCATGCCGCTCGTCTGGCACGATCCGTGGTCCGAGGTCGCGGTCGGCGGGCATCAGTACGCGACGGGCGAGCACCCGGGTGCAGCGTGGACATGGACCGAGACGATCGTCGCGCGCGAGCAGCTCGAGTCGCTCGTGCAGCAGGTCCGTGCGGGGACGTTCTCCGCCGCGGGTTCGCTGGCCGCCGAGGCCCTGCGGATCGCTGCCTGGCGCCCGCGGTTGCAGTCCGAGGTCGACGAGCGGAGCATCCCGCACGAGCTCGACTGGCTGCGCTCGGCCGTCCACTTGAACAAGGGCTGCTATCGCGGTCAGGAGACGGTCGCCAAGGTGCACAACCTCGGGCATCCGCCGCGTCGCCTCGTCATGCTCCTCCTCGACGGCTCCGATGCGGTCCTGCCGCCGGCCGGTTCGAACGTGGTGCTCGTCGGCGTCGGCGACGACGCGACCCGGAAACCCGTCGGACGCATCACCTCGAGCGGGATCCATCACGAGTTGGGCCCGGTGGCCTTGGCGATCGTCAAGCGCTCCGCGGATCCGGCGGCCGTGCTGACGGTGGAAGCCGACGGCATCGATGTCGCGGCATCGCAGGAGATCGTCGTGCCGGCGGATGCCGGGGCCACGGCGAACGTGCCGCGGCTGCCGCGACTCGGCGCCGTCCGGCGCTGA
- a CDS encoding FUSC family protein, translating into MGKDDASDPGVRVDRWTAAVRRRIALGDAWHRLVGSVPAVLQVSATAIGAYAFAHYVLGHAVPLLALTVTISSLGFVRDARPIRVLETAVGMSVGIALAEILLLGFGQGTWQLAVALVLTLLVARFLSPAASFAIAAAVQSVLVMLLPVPDGGPFVRTLDGLIGGVFALLATALIPRDPRRSARRDGQRLIDEHVRTLASLVAALRLGDLEEADRALARARATQPALDAWRGTLDSGLAIARISPFLRKAVFDLERQRTMLDGMDLATRNLRVIARRIDYVSRDATSRPELADLLARTSVALGILSQSIGDIAQQPVARQSLLEIAKHLEPVAVLPDASVSEQALVLVLRPYLVDLLTATGLPTQAAQAALPSL; encoded by the coding sequence GTGGGGAAGGACGACGCCTCGGACCCGGGCGTACGGGTCGACCGATGGACCGCTGCGGTGCGTCGCCGCATCGCGCTCGGCGACGCCTGGCATCGTCTCGTCGGATCCGTGCCGGCGGTGCTGCAGGTCAGCGCCACGGCGATCGGCGCGTACGCGTTCGCCCACTACGTGCTCGGGCACGCCGTGCCACTCCTCGCCTTGACGGTGACGATCTCGAGTCTCGGGTTCGTTCGCGACGCCCGTCCGATCCGGGTCCTCGAGACGGCCGTGGGGATGAGCGTCGGGATCGCGCTGGCCGAGATCCTGCTCCTCGGCTTCGGGCAGGGGACGTGGCAGCTCGCGGTCGCGCTCGTGCTCACGCTGCTCGTCGCCCGGTTCCTGTCGCCGGCGGCGTCGTTCGCGATCGCGGCGGCGGTGCAGTCCGTCCTCGTCATGCTCCTGCCCGTGCCCGACGGCGGCCCGTTCGTGCGCACCCTCGACGGTCTGATCGGCGGGGTCTTCGCCCTGCTCGCGACCGCGCTCATCCCGCGCGACCCACGCCGGAGCGCTCGCCGGGACGGCCAGCGGCTCATCGACGAACACGTCCGGACCCTCGCCTCGCTCGTCGCCGCCCTCCGTCTCGGCGACCTCGAGGAGGCTGACCGCGCGCTCGCACGGGCGAGGGCCACCCAGCCGGCCCTGGACGCGTGGCGCGGAACCCTCGACTCAGGGCTCGCCATCGCGCGCATCTCGCCGTTCCTCCGCAAGGCGGTGTTCGACCTCGAACGGCAGCGGACCATGCTCGACGGCATGGACCTCGCGACCCGCAACCTCCGGGTGATCGCCCGGCGCATCGACTACGTGTCGCGCGACGCCACGAGCCGCCCCGAGCTCGCGGACCTGCTCGCGCGCACCTCCGTCGCGCTCGGCATCCTGTCGCAGTCGATCGGCGACATCGCCCAGCAGCCGGTCGCGAGGCAGTCTCTGCTGGAGATCGCGAAGCACCTCGAGCCGGTCGCCGTCCTCCCCGACGCCTCGGTCTCCGAGCAGGCGCTCGTGCTCGTGCTCCGGCCGTACCTCGTCGACCTGCTCACGGCGACGGGGCTGCCGACGCAGGCGGCGCAGGCGGCGCTACCCTCGCTCTGA
- a CDS encoding class I SAM-dependent methyltransferase yields the protein MPVGSITRGTTGTNRLRRVDRWIATHPSLRRTTNPLVVDLGYGASGITALELHDRLLAVRPDVRVIGFEIEPGRVRTADAQLQQVRAGTTRFTPTAAVSFARGGFEVPTGDDRPTVIRAFNVLRQYDEAEVTGAWRLMASRLQPGGVLVEGTCDEIGRVSSWIAVDDQGRAESFSISLRLADLELPSIVAERLPKALIHHNVPGERVHALMTDLDRAWRMHAPLAVYSPVQRWLATVRTLRDSGWPVLAGRNRWRLGELTLPWSAVAPNPSSTD from the coding sequence ATGCCCGTCGGATCGATCACCCGCGGGACGACGGGTACGAACCGGCTCCGGCGGGTGGACCGCTGGATCGCGACCCACCCCTCACTCAGACGGACGACGAACCCGCTGGTGGTGGACCTCGGCTACGGCGCGAGCGGCATCACGGCGTTGGAACTGCACGACCGACTACTCGCCGTCCGGCCCGACGTACGGGTCATCGGATTCGAGATCGAGCCGGGGCGCGTCCGCACCGCCGACGCGCAGCTGCAGCAGGTGCGCGCGGGCACGACCCGGTTCACGCCGACGGCTGCGGTCTCCTTCGCACGCGGAGGGTTCGAGGTGCCGACCGGCGACGACCGTCCCACGGTGATCCGGGCGTTCAACGTGCTCCGGCAGTACGACGAAGCCGAGGTCACGGGGGCCTGGCGTCTCATGGCGTCGCGGCTGCAGCCCGGCGGTGTGCTCGTCGAAGGGACGTGCGACGAGATCGGACGGGTGTCCAGCTGGATCGCGGTCGACGACCAGGGGCGTGCTGAGTCGTTCTCCATCAGTCTGCGGCTCGCCGACCTCGAGCTGCCGTCCATCGTGGCCGAACGACTGCCGAAGGCGCTGATCCATCACAACGTGCCGGGCGAACGTGTCCATGCGCTCATGACGGACCTCGACCGCGCCTGGCGGATGCATGCGCCCTTGGCGGTCTACAGCCCGGTCCAACGATGGCTGGCGACCGTCCGGACGCTCCGGGACAGCGGGTGGCCGGTGCTGGCCGGCCGCAACCGTTGGCGCCTCGGTGAGCTGACACTGCCGTGGTCGGCTGTAGCCCCGAATCCCTCCTCGACGGACTGA
- a CDS encoding phosphoglyceromutase, with product MPETYTLVLLRHGNSDWNQKNLFTGWVDVRLSELGVTEAKRAGELLADSGITPDVLYTSVLSRAIQTANLALETADRMWIPVKRSWRLNERHYGALQGKDKAQTLAEYGPEQFQTWRRSFDVPPPPIDDDNEWSQADDPRYVGIDGELPRTECLKDVIDRMLPYWESDITVDLAAGKTVLVTAHGNSLRALVKHLDDISDDEIAELNIPTGIPLVYELDADFRPVAPARYLDPEAAAAGAAAVAAQGKK from the coding sequence ATGCCTGAGACTTACACCCTCGTCCTGCTGCGCCACGGCAACAGCGACTGGAATCAGAAGAACCTGTTCACCGGTTGGGTCGACGTCCGACTCAGCGAACTCGGCGTCACGGAGGCCAAGCGTGCGGGCGAACTGCTCGCCGACTCCGGCATCACCCCGGACGTGCTGTACACCTCGGTGCTCTCCCGCGCGATCCAGACGGCGAACCTCGCCCTCGAGACCGCCGACCGCATGTGGATCCCGGTCAAGCGCAGCTGGCGCCTCAACGAGCGTCACTACGGCGCGCTGCAGGGCAAGGACAAGGCGCAGACCCTCGCCGAGTACGGCCCGGAGCAGTTCCAGACCTGGCGTCGTTCCTTCGACGTGCCGCCGCCGCCGATCGACGACGACAACGAGTGGTCGCAGGCCGATGACCCCCGGTATGTCGGGATCGACGGAGAACTGCCCCGCACCGAGTGCCTGAAGGACGTCATCGACCGGATGTTGCCCTACTGGGAGTCCGACATCACGGTCGACCTGGCCGCCGGCAAGACCGTCCTCGTGACGGCGCACGGCAACTCGCTCCGCGCACTCGTGAAGCACCTCGACGACATCTCGGACGACGAGATCGCCGAGCTGAACATCCCCACCGGCATCCCGCTCGTCTATGAGCTCGACGCGGACTTCCGTCCGGTCGCCCCGGCCCGGTACCTCGATCCCGAGGCCGCAGCAGCAGGCGCCGCCGCCGTCGCGGCGCAGGGGAAGAAGTAG
- a CDS encoding chaplin family protein translates to MNSYVKKGLYCGLFVAGLTFLGATAANADTSGDDSILGGTLVDVVLEAPVEIVDTAVSVVGDSTATSAPEAVPAPEPAPAPEPAPAPAPAPEPAPEPAPAPEPAPVPEPAPAATTSGDDSVAGGNQIQLPVSIPVTVEDNAISIIGDAEQSGSTSGPVAGESASPVTDEATTSGDDSVAGGNQVSPVVTVPVTVGGNAISLFGDSSSEQAGAPATSGGAAVPVEPSTTTGDDSVAGGNQVSPVVTVPVTVGGNAISLFGDSSSEQAGAPATSGGAAVPAAPSTTTGDDSVAGGNQVLGDVGLPISVVGNAVSVIGDSESTGTSASAPASSGGATSTTDGDDSLGGGNQIDLGLELPVTIGGNAISVIGDSETGGPGTTDPTTPVDPTDPTDPTTPVTPVVPTVPATVITTATAASSTGSNTTASAARSAEPTLADTGSAAGQLLPLAGLATVLGLLLLAGGAITRRRMS, encoded by the coding sequence ATGAATTCGTATGTCAAGAAAGGCCTCTACTGCGGCCTGTTCGTCGCGGGACTCACGTTCCTCGGCGCTACGGCGGCCAACGCCGACACGTCTGGGGACGACAGCATCCTCGGCGGAACCCTCGTCGACGTGGTCCTCGAGGCCCCCGTCGAGATCGTCGACACCGCGGTGAGCGTCGTCGGCGATTCAACGGCGACGTCCGCACCGGAGGCGGTACCGGCGCCTGAGCCGGCACCCGCACCGGAGCCGGCACCAGCACCCGCACCCGCACCGGAGCCAGCACCGGAGCCGGCACCTGCGCCGGAGCCCGCACCGGTACCCGAGCCCGCGCCGGCCGCCACCACCAGTGGTGACGACAGTGTCGCGGGTGGGAACCAGATCCAGTTGCCCGTCTCCATCCCGGTGACGGTCGAGGACAACGCGATCTCGATCATCGGCGATGCCGAGCAGTCGGGTTCGACGTCCGGACCGGTGGCGGGGGAGTCCGCCTCGCCGGTCACCGACGAGGCGACGACGTCCGGTGACGACAGTGTCGCCGGTGGCAACCAGGTGTCACCGGTCGTGACCGTTCCGGTCACGGTCGGTGGGAATGCCATCTCGCTGTTCGGTGATTCGAGCAGCGAGCAGGCGGGTGCGCCTGCCACGTCGGGTGGTGCGGCTGTCCCGGTGGAGCCGTCGACGACGACCGGTGACGACAGTGTCGCCGGTGGCAACCAGGTGTCGCCGGTGGTGACTGTTCCGGTCACGGTCGGAGGGAACGCCATCTCGCTGTTCGGTGATTCGAGCAGTGAGCAGGCGGGTGCACCTGCCACGTCGGGTGGTGCGGCTGTTCCGGCGGCGCCGTCGACCACGACCGGTGACGACAGTGTCGCCGGTGGCAACCAGGTCCTCGGCGACGTCGGGCTCCCGATCTCGGTGGTGGGCAACGCCGTCAGCGTGATCGGCGACTCCGAGTCGACGGGCACCTCGGCCTCCGCTCCGGCATCGTCCGGCGGCGCCACGTCGACCACGGATGGTGACGACAGCCTCGGCGGTGGGAACCAGATCGACCTCGGCCTGGAGCTGCCGGTCACGATCGGCGGCAACGCGATCTCCGTGATCGGGGACAGCGAGACCGGTGGTCCCGGGACGACCGATCCCACCACCCCGGTCGACCCGACCGACCCGACGGACCCCACCACCCCGGTGACCCCCGTCGTGCCGACGGTCCCCGCCACGGTGATCACCACCGCGACGGCGGCGTCCTCGACCGGCTCGAACACGACGGCCTCGGCCGCGCGTTCAGCTGAGCCGACGCTCGCCGACACCGGCAGCGCCGCGGGTCAGCTCCTGCCGCTCGCCGGTCTCGCCACGGTCCTCGGCCTCCTGCTCCTGGCAGGCGGCGCGATCACCCGTCGTCGGATGAGCTAG
- the phoU gene encoding phosphate signaling complex protein PhoU has protein sequence MREVFQQSLREVQDRLVEIAELVTISIEKATQSFGNSDVAVAEEVIANDNRIDQLAIELDELAIDILARQQPVARDLRIVVSALRISASLERMGDMAEHIAQLSRYRFPDKAVPKGLRTTFAEMGRLDVSIARKLTELLRTQDPRIADEIRNDDDDVDELHASVFEKVLGDTWKGEPVATVDATLASRYHERFADHAVSIAKKVQYLATGDWIPEATTPVHH, from the coding sequence ATGCGCGAGGTATTCCAGCAGTCACTGCGAGAGGTCCAGGATCGCCTGGTCGAGATCGCCGAACTCGTCACGATCTCCATCGAGAAGGCGACGCAGTCCTTCGGCAACTCGGACGTCGCGGTCGCTGAAGAGGTCATCGCCAACGACAACCGCATCGACCAGCTCGCGATCGAACTCGACGAGCTCGCCATCGACATCCTCGCCCGCCAGCAGCCGGTCGCGCGCGACCTCCGCATCGTCGTGAGCGCGCTGCGCATCAGCGCGTCGCTCGAGCGGATGGGTGACATGGCCGAGCACATCGCCCAGCTGTCGCGGTACCGCTTCCCCGACAAGGCCGTGCCCAAGGGCCTGCGGACCACCTTCGCCGAGATGGGGCGACTCGACGTCTCGATCGCTCGCAAGCTGACGGAGCTGCTGCGCACCCAGGACCCGCGCATCGCCGACGAGATCCGCAACGACGACGACGACGTCGACGAGCTGCACGCCAGCGTCTTCGAGAAGGTCCTCGGCGACACCTGGAAGGGTGAGCCCGTCGCGACCGTCGACGCCACCCTGGCCTCGCGGTACCACGAGCGCTTCGCCGACCACGCCGTCTCCATCGCCAAGAAGGTCCAGTACCTCGCGACGGGCGACTGGATCCCCGAGGCGACCACGCCGGTGCACCACTGA
- a CDS encoding cell wall metabolism sensor histidine kinase WalK: MDTMWLVLIALALGLIVGGGFVALITLALRRGERAATVVNPVVPDGVDQVLEALDSAGIVVDPSNNVLKASPGAFALGLVRDRVLDNQEFIDLALEVRRTGEAVTSDLELALGRFGEATRHLRVRAAPLGSRFILLLAEDHTEARRLDEVRRDFIANISHELKTPIGAIGLLSEALDTAADDPERVKRFASRLSTESQRLTRMTAEIIDLSRLQAADALHQPELVRLDRVIAAAVDQNRVPAEATGVGLSLKGGKNLEVYGDEAMLVVAVHNLISNAIHYSPTGAHVGVGVRAVDDVVEIAVTDQGVGIAEEDRDRVFERFFRVDQARSRHTGGTGLGLSIVKHTVQNHGGEVKVWSQLGRGSTFTIRLPRATTPPEDLSTGTARSTP; the protein is encoded by the coding sequence ATGGACACCATGTGGTTGGTGCTGATCGCCCTGGCACTCGGCCTCATCGTCGGGGGCGGTTTCGTCGCCCTCATCACCCTCGCCCTCAGACGGGGCGAGCGCGCCGCGACGGTCGTCAACCCGGTCGTGCCCGACGGGGTCGACCAGGTGCTCGAGGCCCTCGACAGCGCGGGCATCGTCGTCGATCCGTCCAACAACGTGCTGAAGGCCTCTCCTGGGGCCTTTGCGCTCGGGCTGGTGCGCGACCGCGTGCTCGACAACCAGGAGTTCATCGACCTCGCGCTCGAGGTCCGCCGCACCGGCGAGGCCGTCACGAGCGACCTGGAACTCGCGCTCGGGCGCTTCGGTGAGGCAACCCGGCACCTGCGCGTGCGGGCGGCGCCGCTCGGGTCGCGGTTCATCCTGCTGCTCGCCGAGGACCACACGGAGGCGCGTCGACTCGACGAGGTCCGCCGGGACTTCATCGCGAACATCAGCCACGAGTTGAAGACGCCGATCGGCGCCATCGGGCTCCTCTCGGAAGCACTCGACACGGCGGCGGACGACCCGGAACGGGTGAAGCGGTTCGCCAGCCGGCTCTCGACCGAGTCGCAGCGACTCACCCGGATGACGGCGGAGATCATCGACCTCTCGCGGTTGCAGGCGGCCGACGCCCTCCATCAGCCGGAACTCGTCCGCCTCGATCGGGTCATCGCCGCGGCGGTGGACCAGAACCGCGTGCCGGCCGAGGCGACCGGGGTGGGGCTCTCCCTCAAAGGCGGCAAGAACCTCGAGGTGTACGGTGACGAGGCCATGCTCGTCGTCGCCGTGCACAACCTCATCTCGAACGCCATCCACTACTCGCCCACCGGCGCACACGTGGGTGTCGGCGTCCGGGCGGTCGACGACGTCGTCGAGATCGCCGTCACCGATCAGGGCGTCGGGATCGCCGAAGAGGACCGCGATCGGGTCTTCGAACGGTTCTTCCGCGTCGACCAGGCGCGGTCCCGCCACACGGGCGGCACCGGCCTCGGCCTCAGCATCGTCAAGCACACCGTCCAGAACCACGGCGGCGAAGTGAAGGTCTGGTCGCAGCTGGGCCGTGGCTCGACGTTCACCATCCGCCTTCCCAGAGCAACGACCCCGCCGGAGGACCTCTCCACCGGCACGGCAAGGAGTACCCCGTGA
- a CDS encoding response regulator transcription factor, with the protein MTRILLVEDEASLSEPLSYLLEREGYEVEVAEDGPSAVQAFTARGADLVLLDLMLPGIPGTEVCRQIRAVSSTPIIMLTAKDSEVDIVVGLELGADDYVTKPYSTRELLARIRAVLRRRVEADQAQEEVLLEAGTVRMDTERHVVEVNGAPIPMPLKEYELLELLLRNAGRVLTRGQLIDRVWGSDYYGDTKTLDVHIKRIRSRIEANPSEPVMLVTVRGLGYRFEA; encoded by the coding sequence GTGACCCGCATCCTGCTCGTCGAAGACGAAGCGTCCCTGAGCGAACCATTGAGTTACCTGCTCGAACGGGAGGGGTACGAGGTCGAGGTGGCGGAGGACGGCCCCTCGGCGGTCCAGGCCTTCACGGCTCGCGGCGCGGACCTCGTGTTGCTCGACCTCATGCTCCCCGGCATCCCCGGGACGGAGGTCTGCCGTCAGATCCGCGCGGTCTCGAGCACGCCGATCATCATGCTGACCGCGAAGGACTCCGAGGTCGACATCGTCGTCGGGCTCGAGCTGGGCGCCGACGACTACGTCACGAAGCCCTACTCGACCCGCGAGCTGCTCGCGCGGATCAGGGCGGTGCTGAGACGCCGTGTCGAGGCGGACCAGGCGCAGGAGGAGGTGCTGCTCGAGGCAGGCACGGTCCGGATGGACACCGAACGTCATGTCGTCGAGGTCAACGGGGCGCCGATCCCGATGCCGCTCAAGGAGTACGAGCTGCTCGAGCTGCTCCTGCGGAACGCCGGACGGGTCCTCACCCGTGGTCAGCTCATCGACCGGGTGTGGGGGAGCGACTACTACGGCGACACCAAGACGCTCGACGTCCACATCAAGCGCATCCGTTCCCGGATCGAGGCGAACCCCTCCGAACCCGTGATGCTCGTCACCGTGCGTGGGCTCGGCTACCGCTTCGAGGCCTGA
- a CDS encoding CarD family transcriptional regulator gives MIFEVGETVVYPHHGAATITEVKTRIIKGEEKLYLKLRVTQGDLMIEVPAENVDLVGVRDVIGREGVDRVFDVLRAPFTEEPTNWSRRYKANLEKLASGDVIKVSEVVRDLWRRDQDRGLSAGEKRMLAKARQILVSELALAEQTDEEQASSVLDEVLAS, from the coding sequence ATGATCTTCGAAGTTGGCGAGACCGTCGTCTACCCGCACCATGGCGCCGCGACCATCACCGAGGTGAAGACCCGGATCATCAAGGGCGAGGAGAAGCTCTACCTCAAGCTCCGCGTCACCCAGGGCGACCTCATGATCGAGGTCCCGGCCGAGAACGTCGACCTGGTCGGGGTGCGCGACGTCATCGGACGCGAGGGTGTCGACCGCGTGTTCGACGTGCTCCGTGCGCCGTTCACCGAGGAGCCGACGAACTGGTCCCGGCGCTACAAGGCGAACCTCGAGAAGCTGGCCTCGGGCGATGTCATCAAGGTCTCCGAGGTGGTCCGCGACCTGTGGCGTCGCGACCAGGACCGAGGCCTCTCAGCGGGAGAGAAGCGGATGCTCGCGAAGGCCCGCCAGATCCTGGTCTCCGAACTGGCGTTGGCGGAGCAGACCGACGAGGAGCAGGCGTCGTCCGTCCTCGACGAGGTCCTCGCCTCCTGA
- the ispD gene encoding 2-C-methyl-D-erythritol 4-phosphate cytidylyltransferase, protein MIAIDEPGAVADPSLDGPAVGVIVVAAGSGTRLGAGIPKAFVSLAGSTVLEHALAPVFRLRDAVQVVVVVPADRVGEAETIGRRAAGKAADHLRVVVGGDTRQSSVLAGLAALWPGVRTVLVHDAARALTPTEQFERVIDAAARTGWGVVPGLPVTDTIKRVDASDLVEQNVDRAALRAVQTPQAFPCDALIAAFRVAEDRLPAATDDAALYADAGHPVLTVAGSEAAFKITTPWDAQRAERLLADRGREREVGARPTSSIRTGIGVDVHAFADDGELSLAGLSWPGERPLAGHSDGDAVAHAIVDALLSAAGLGDIGSMFGTDDPRFAGASGEVFLRAAVERLHAAGFVVVNVAVQLVGNRPRFAPRRTEAESVLSALVHGPVSIAATTTDALGFTGRGEGVTAIATALIERR, encoded by the coding sequence ATGATTGCGATCGACGAACCGGGTGCCGTTGCCGACCCATCCCTGGACGGCCCGGCTGTCGGCGTGATCGTCGTGGCGGCGGGCAGTGGGACGCGCCTCGGTGCCGGCATCCCGAAGGCGTTCGTGTCGCTCGCCGGCAGCACCGTACTCGAACACGCGCTCGCCCCGGTCTTCCGCCTGCGGGACGCGGTCCAGGTCGTCGTCGTGGTCCCAGCGGATCGCGTCGGTGAGGCGGAGACGATCGGTCGTCGCGCGGCGGGGAAGGCGGCCGACCACCTCCGCGTCGTCGTCGGAGGCGACACGAGACAGTCCTCCGTCCTCGCCGGACTCGCCGCCCTGTGGCCGGGAGTCCGCACGGTGCTCGTCCACGACGCCGCACGAGCACTCACCCCGACCGAACAGTTCGAACGGGTGATCGACGCCGCCGCGCGAACGGGGTGGGGGGTCGTGCCGGGGCTCCCGGTGACCGACACGATCAAGCGCGTCGACGCGAGCGACCTCGTCGAGCAGAACGTTGATCGGGCCGCCCTCAGAGCCGTCCAGACACCGCAGGCGTTCCCGTGTGATGCCCTCATCGCGGCCTTCCGCGTCGCCGAGGACCGCCTCCCGGCGGCCACCGACGATGCTGCGCTCTACGCGGACGCCGGACATCCCGTCCTCACGGTCGCGGGATCGGAGGCGGCGTTCAAGATCACGACCCCGTGGGACGCCCAGCGTGCTGAGCGACTCCTGGCGGACCGAGGCCGAGAGCGCGAGGTGGGCGCACGGCCGACCTCCTCGATCAGGACAGGCATCGGCGTCGACGTCCACGCCTTCGCCGACGACGGCGAGCTGAGCCTCGCGGGCCTCAGCTGGCCGGGGGAACGGCCGCTGGCCGGACACAGCGACGGGGATGCGGTCGCCCATGCCATCGTCGACGCCCTGCTGTCCGCTGCCGGCCTCGGCGACATCGGCTCCATGTTCGGCACCGATGACCCCCGCTTCGCCGGGGCGAGCGGCGAGGTCTTCCTGCGGGCAGCTGTCGAACGGCTGCACGCCGCGGGCTTCGTCGTCGTCAACGTCGCGGTGCAGCTCGTCGGCAACCGCCCGCGGTTCGCGCCACGTCGGACGGAGGCGGAGAGCGTGTTGAGCGCGCTCGTCCACGGGCCGGTCAGCATCGCGGCGACGACCACGGATGCGCTCGGGTTCACCGGCCGTGGCGAGGGTGTCACAGCCATCGCCACCGCCCTCATCGAGCGCCGCTGA
- a CDS encoding winged helix DNA-binding domain-containing protein has protein sequence MTTGRDDQQVLRARLAAQLLAGADHRSPTGVVSRLLAVQAQDLASSLWAVGVRSSGTTMDEVLAALEYGSIVRSWPMRGTLHLVAAEDLGWLLGLGVPRVRSTIAARHRQLELDAETFSRSRALTEGLLSGHRRVTRDELLTAHTDAGIPIDGQRGSHLIMELAMSGVVCWGPPAGRQQALVLTEEWIRAPRVLEADEALGEFVVRYLTGHGPSTIADLTWWSKLTVAQAKRGVDVAAGRLVSESSDGVTRWSTAEGIEPSAAPRPPRVLALPGFDELLLGYRDRELTLPAAFADRIVPGANGIFLPMIAVDGRVVGTWRRRTSATGVVVTPTPFQPLSQRVQAGFRRAAGEYGRFLGLSASVDEGTSAV, from the coding sequence ATGACCACGGGACGCGACGACCAGCAGGTTCTCCGCGCGCGACTCGCGGCACAGCTCCTCGCCGGAGCCGATCACCGCTCCCCCACGGGTGTCGTCTCGCGGCTGCTCGCGGTCCAGGCCCAAGACCTCGCTTCGTCGCTGTGGGCGGTCGGCGTGAGGTCGAGCGGGACGACGATGGACGAGGTGCTCGCGGCGCTCGAGTACGGGTCGATCGTCCGGTCCTGGCCGATGCGCGGCACCCTGCATCTCGTCGCCGCCGAGGACCTCGGGTGGCTGCTCGGACTCGGTGTCCCGCGGGTCCGCTCGACGATCGCGGCCAGACACCGTCAGCTCGAGCTCGACGCCGAGACCTTCTCGCGCTCCCGTGCGCTCACCGAGGGACTGCTCAGCGGGCATCGGCGCGTGACGAGGGATGAGCTGTTGACGGCCCACACCGATGCCGGGATCCCGATCGACGGACAACGGGGCTCCCACCTCATCATGGAACTCGCGATGTCGGGCGTGGTCTGCTGGGGACCTCCAGCAGGAAGACAGCAGGCACTCGTCCTGACTGAGGAGTGGATCCGTGCACCGCGGGTGCTTGAGGCGGACGAGGCGCTCGGCGAGTTCGTCGTCCGGTATCTCACCGGCCACGGCCCGTCGACGATCGCCGACCTCACCTGGTGGTCGAAGCTCACCGTCGCACAGGCGAAACGCGGCGTCGACGTGGCCGCCGGACGGCTGGTCTCCGAATCGAGCGACGGGGTCACCCGCTGGTCGACGGCCGAGGGCATCGAGCCGTCAGCTGCTCCACGACCACCGCGGGTACTCGCGCTTCCCGGATTCGACGAGCTGCTCCTCGGCTACCGCGACCGCGAGTTGACGCTCCCGGCGGCGTTCGCAGACCGCATCGTGCCCGGCGCGAACGGCATCTTCCTCCCGATGATCGCCGTCGACGGACGCGTCGTCGGCACCTGGCGCCGACGGACGAGCGCGACCGGCGTCGTCGTCACCCCGACGCCGTTCCAACCACTGTCGCAGCGGGTGCAGGCGGGGTTCCGACGAGCCGCTGGCGAATACGGCCGGTTCCTCGGGCTCAGTGCGTCGGTCGACGAGGGCACGTCTGCCGTCTGA